The window GAAGGCTGGAATCCAATTTGCTGAGAAGCCAATTGACAATCTGCTGCCCTCAGAGGAAGAGTGGCTTCAGAAAGATGGCACCGTATCCTCGCTTCGTCTCGATGTAGTTCTAAAGGAAATCTATACTCTTTCTCGTCAGAAAGCTGTACAGTTTATTGAGAAGGGTCAAATTAAAGTGAACTATCGAACAGTTGAATCTAGTTCCTTTGAGCTTAGAGAAGGCGATTTGATCTCATTCCGTGGGAAAGGACGCAGTCTCCTAACTTCAGTACATGGTCAGACGAAGAAGGAGAAATGGCGGGTCTCATACGCAAAGTTGAAATAGTTACAGGAACGAGCAGGATTTTGTTAAGCTTTGTCGAAAGACACTTAGTAATGACTATGAAACGACATCGTTAAGGAGGTGGCCCTAGTGGCTTTAACACCATTGGACATTCACAATAAGGAATTCACGCGAGGTTTTCGTGGGTATGACGAAGATGAGGTAAATGAATTTCTTGACCAGGTTATTAAAGATTATGAAAGCATTATTCGTGACAAGAAGAACCTTGAAGAGAAGGTTCAGAACCTAGAAGAAAGATTAGGGCATTTCAGCAATATTGAAGAGACATTAAATAAATCCATTTTAGTCGCTCAAGAAACTGCTGAAGAAGTGAAGAGCAATGCGACGAAAGAATCTAAGTTAATCGTGAAAGAAGCAGAGAAGAATGCGGACCGCATTATTAACGAAGCGCTTTCTCGTTCCCGTCGTATTTCATTAGAAGTAGAAGAGTTGAAGAAACAAGCGAAAGTGTTCCGCACTCGATTAAAAATGCTTGTTGAGGCTCAGCTTGATATGATTGAAAATGACGATTGGGATGACTTATTCAACGTGAAGCTTGACGAAGATGTTGAGGCTGAAGAAGAAGAGAGCGTTGATTTGGTCAAGAGTAATTCTTGACGCCTCTCGCATTTTTACATATAATATTTTAACAGAGTTTATATATGTGAAGTCTACGACAGGGATAAGTAAAGATAGCCCCTTTCAATAAGCGAGTCAGGGATGGTGGAAGCCTGATGGAAAGCCTATTTCGAAGATCACCCTTGAGACCCTATGCTGAACCATTCAGTAGGTGTAGGCGCGTCATTCACGTTACGAATGCTTGAGCGAATCATGCATACCTGTATGTATGATTTACAAGGGTGGTACCGCGAGACCTTCTCGTCCCTTTTTAGGGATGGAGAAGGTCTTTTTTATTTAGGTGTATTGCTTAACACATTATTGACCACGATGAAACTAGTTAAAGGAGGAACATAGGATGAACTATAAAGATACATTACTCATGCCAAAGACGGAATTCCCAATGCGCGGAAACCTTCCGAACCGTGAGCCAAAAATGCAAGAAGAATGGGAATCCATGAACATTTACGAACAGGTGCAAAAGCGAACAGAGGGGCGCCCTTTGTTTGTCCTACATGATGGCCCTCCATATGCAAATGGTGACCTTCACATGGGGCATGCGTTAAATAAAGTACTGAAAGATTTTATCGTCCGCTATAAATCTATGACAGGCTACAATGCTCCATATGTTCCAGGTTGGGATACGCATGGCCTTCCAATTGAACAAGCGCTAGCGAAGAAGAAGGTAAACCGTAAGAAGATGACGGTTGCAGAATTCCGTGAGAAGTGTGCTGAGTATGCATGGAAGCAAGTTGAGAATCAACGTACTCAATTTAAACAACTAGGTGTTCGTGGTGACTGGGACAATCCATACGTGACCCTTACAAAGGAATATGAAGCTGCACAAATTAAAGTGTTTGGTGAAATGGCGAATAATGGCTACATCTATAAAGGCAAGAAGCCTGTCTACTGGTCTCCATCTTCTGAGTCTGCATTGGCGGAGGCTGAAATTGAGTATCATGACAAACGCTCTGCATCCATCTATGTTGGGTTTAATGTGAAAGACGGGAAAGGGGTTCTTTCTGGAGACGAGACGTTCATCATCTGGACGACAACTCCATGGACGATTCCTGCAAATATGGGGATTGCCGTTCACCCTGAATTGACTTATGTAACCGTGAGCGCAAATGGCGGTCGTTTCATCATTGCTGAGAAGCTTATCGATGATGTAAGTGAGGCATTAGAGTGGGAAAACCCTGAAATCATTGCTACACACACAGGGAAGGACCTTGAGCGTGTGACTACACAACACCCTCTTTACGAGCGCGAATCACTTGTTGTACTAGGAGAGCACGTAACAACAGATGCCGGTACAGGTTGTGTCCACACTGCACCTGGCCACGGGGAAGATGACTACTGGGTCGGCATGCAATACGGACTTGACATTCTTTGTCCTGTCGACGAGAAAGGGTACTTCACTGAAGAAGCACCAGGATATGAAGGGCAATTCTACGATAGTGCAAATAAAGCCATTACAGAAGCGTTAGAAGAGAAAGGCGCTCTACTTAAATTGCAATTTATTACGCACTCCTATCCACACGACTGGAGAACGAAGAAGCCGACCATTTTCCGTGCCACAGCTCAATGGTTTGCATCCATTAAAGAATTCCGTAGTGAGATTCTATCAGAAATTGAAAATGTGGAATGGACACCAAAATGGGGCGAAACGCGTCTATACAATATGGTTCGTGACCGTGAGGACTGGTGTATTTCTCGCCAGCGTGCATGGGGTGTACCAATTCCAGTCTTTTATGCAGAAGACCAGACTCCAATTATTAATGAACAAACAATTGAGCATGTAGCGAACTTGTTCCGTGAACATGGCTCAAATATTTGGTTTGAAAGAGAAGCGAAGGACCTTCTACCAGAAGGCTTCACTTCAGAACACAGTCCAAATGGTCACTTCACGAAAGAAGAAGATATTATGGACGTATGGTTCGACAGTGGTTCTTCTCACCAAGCAGTCCTTCAAGAGCGCCCTGAATTACAGCGCCCTGCTGATTTATATCTAGAGGGTTCCGACCAATACCGTGGTTGGTTTAATTCGTCCTTGTCCACTTCTGTAGCAGTGACAGGTAAGGCACCGTTTAAAGCAATCCTCTCTCACGGATTTGCAATGGATGCCAATGGACGTAAGATGAGTAAGTCACTTGGGAATGTCATTCTTCCAGACAAAATTATGAAGCAGTATGGTGCTGATATTCTTCGTCTTTGGGTATCAAGTGTTGATTACCAAGCAGACGTACGTATTTCAGATGACATCCTAAAACAAGTTTCAGAAGTCTACCGTAAGATTCGTAACACGTTCCGCTTCCTATTAGGAAACTTGAACGACTTTGATCCTACTCAACACGTTGTGAAGGATGAGGATTTACAAGAAGTAGATCGTTACATGAAATTACGTTTAGATGAGCTTGTGAAGACGGTTCGTGAAGCCTATGACAACTATGAATTTATGAGTATTTATCATGCGATTCACAATTTCTGTACGATTGATTTAAGCTCATTCTACCTAGACTTTGCGAAAGATGTTCTTTACATCGAAGCACCTGACAACGTGCGTCGTCGCAGCATTCAGACGGTGTATTATGAGATTGTTACAACACTTACGAAACTATTGTCTCCAATCCTTTCTCACACAGCGGATGAGGTGTATAAGCATATCCCTGCAGTGGAGGAAGCGAGTGTTCAACTGACAGATATGCCAGAAGTGAAAGACCTTACTCACTTAACAGAGTTAAAAGCAAAATGGGATCACTTCATGAATGTCCGTGACGATGTATTGAAAGCACTTGAAGAAGCAAGAAGCGAGAAAGTCATTGGGAAATCCTTGGAAGCGAAAGTAACAATTGTTCCAAAGGATGAAGAAACAAAAGCGGTTCTTAACGAAATCAGCCACCTTGACCAATTGTTAATTGTATCTGGCGCTGACATTGCTGAGTCCGTACAAGAAGGAAAAGAATACGACCATGTGCACGTTGCAGTTGAAGCTCACGTTGGTGAGAAATGTCAACGTTGTTGGGTAGTTTCTGAAGAAATCGGTAAAGATGAGAAACATCCAGAACTTTGCCCACGTTGTGCTTCTGTCGTAGAAGAACAATACGAAGGATAAGAAAGGAGAGCTGGCTTTAATGCCAGTTCTTTTTTTATCAAGCGATAATCTCCTGTTTAAATCATTCCGTCAGCAGAAACGAAAATATGGTACAATGCTAAAGGAATACGCGAAAGTCGATCGGAGGATTTGCTTGTGTGGTACTATTTACTTGCTGCTGCTTTAATTGTATTGGACCAAGTAACGAAATGGCTCGTCGTGAAAGAAATGGAGCTGTATGAGTCTATACCTGTGATAGAGAATTTCTTATACTTAACTTCACATCGTAATAAAGGCGCTGCATGGGGTATTTTGGAAGGGCAGATGTGGTTCTTCTATTTGGTCACTGTGGCAGTAGTGGCTGCAGTTATTTACTATTTGCAGACACAGGGGAAGAAATTTCCGCTATTAGGCGTTGCGCTCGCTTTCATATTGGGAGGAGCTATAGGGAACTTTATAGACCGTTTATTCCGTAAAGAAGTGGTGGATTTCGCTGATGTTCTTATTGGGAGCTATGATTTCCCAATCTTTAATGTTGCGGATTCAAGTTTATTTGTCGGAGTGGTCCTTGTATTTATCGCAACCATCATAGATGAGCGGAGACAGAAAGGAAAGAAACAAGCATGAATGAGAATCAACATCAAGTTATAAATGAGGAAGCCGGTAGTCGAATAGATAAATTGATGGCCGATCTTCAAGAGAATTTATCACGTTCACAAGTGCAAGCATGGATTAAAGATGGGCACCTTACTGTGAACGGCAAAGGGATTAAGAGTAATTATAAGGTTCAAGAGGGCGATTACATTGCGTGGGAAGTTCCTGAGCCTGAAGAAATCGAACTCGTGGCTGAAGACATTCCTCTTGAGATTGTGTATGAAGACGAAGATGTGGTTGTCGTCAACAAACCGAAAGGAATGGTCGTTCACCCATCTCCAGGACATCCAAGTGGAACGCTTGTGAACGCGCTGCTTCATCATTGCACAGATTTGTCCGGAATCAATGGGGAAGTTCGTCCAGGTATTGTTCACCGCATTGACAAAGACACATCAGGATTGCTAATGGTCGCTAAGAACGATATGGCTCACCAATCATTGGCTGAGCAGTTGCAGGCAAAATCGATTGATCGTAAATACCTTGCTCTTGTCCACGGAGAGATCCATCATGAGGTTGGAACAATTGAGGCTCCAATCGGTCGAGATCTTAAAGACCGACAAAAGATGGGGGTAGTGGACAACGGCCGAGATGCAGTAACGCATTTTCGTGTCCTTGAACTATTTGATGGATTTACGCTTGTCGAATGTCAGCTGGAGACAGGTCGTACGCACCAGATTCGAGTGCACATGCACTATATTAAGCATCCGATTGTCGGAGACCCTAAATATGGCCAACGTAAAACGTATGATATTGAAGGCCAAGCCCTTCATGCGAGAACGCTTGGATTTCTACATCCTCGTACAGGCGAATGGTTAGAGTTTGTAGCAGAACCACCGAAAGTATTCGAAGATACGTTGACTTATTTACGTCAAAGGTCTTGACTTTATAGGAAGGCTTTGAAATAATATGGAAAGAATAAACATGACCCTTTAAACCAGTCCCGTGAGACTGAAAAGGAATTCGGACTTTTTATGGATACGTCTGTCCAAATCCCCTTTCGTCTTCGGATGAAAGGGGATTTTTTTTGGGTCATAGTAGGAGGATTACGAATGAACAAGAAGGCAACCGTACTAGACCAAGCCGCCATACGTCGCGGATTGACAAGAATTGCCCATGAGATTCTCGAACGAAACAAAGGAGTTGAAGGGTTAGTACTTGTTGGGATTAAAACGCGAGGCATACCTCTAGCTAAACGTCTTCAAGAGAAGATTGCGTCAATTGAAGGAGTGGAAGTTCCGATTGGTGAGGTGGACATTACGCTTTATCGAGATGATTTAAGCAATAAGGACGCGAAGTCAGAGCCAGAGCTTAAAGGAACTCATATCCACGGGGAGCTTACCAATAAGACGGTGATCTTAGTGGATGACGTCTTGTACACAGGTCGAACGGTGCGTGCCGCAATGGACGCCATTATGGACCAAGGAAGACCTTCACAAGTGCAGCTCGCTGTCTTAATTGACCGAGGGCACCGAGAGTTGCCAATCCGAGCAGACTATGTTGGAAAGAACGTTCCGACTGCTCAGGAGGAAGTGATTGTCGTTACACTGGAAGAGTCGGATGAATCAGATGAAGTTAGCATTTATCAACACACGTAAACGCGTACCTTTAAGGTAGTCCCGTGAGGCTAGTAAGGTCGTTATAGATGTGAATCGTAGTCCGAGGACTACGTCTACCTCTTTGCGACCAGAACGCAAAGAGGTTTTTTTATATCTAACTACGTAGAGGAGGTTCATCCAATGAATCAAGAAAAAATGATGGATGTTCATGAAGTACCAAAGGCAACCACTTGGATGATGTTAAGTTTACAGCATTTATTCGCCATGTTCGGCGCAACAATTCTTGTACCATTCTTAACAGGCTTATCCCCTGCAGTAGCGCTTATCTCGAGTGGAACCGGAACGCTTAGTTACCTTCTAATTACAAGAGGAAAGATACCAGCCTATCTTGGTTCAAGTTTCGCATTCATTGTACCTATCACAGCGGCTAGTGAAATTGGGGGAATTGAGGGAGCGATGGTCGGGAGCTTCCTAGCGGGGCTTGTGTACGGAGCGGTGGCTCTGTTGATTAAAGTAGCCGGTGTGAGATGGATCATGCACATCCTACCCCCTGTCGTCGTAGGACCCGTCATTATCGTTATCGGACTTGGATTAGCGTCTACCGCAGTCGGAATGGCAATGAACGAACCTAGCACAGGGACGTATAGCTTTACACACTTTCTAATTGCGATGTTGACGCTCTCGGTCACGATTCTTGGAACGCTCTTCTTCAAAGGATTTATGAAACTCATTCCCATTCTAGTTGGGATAGTTACCGGCTACACAGTTTCTCTCTTCGCTGGCATCGTAGATACGTCAGGAATTAAAGAGCAGTGGAATGAACTCCAATCAGGGAATCTATGGACGGGAATATTCGAGATGCCTGATTTTGTTCTGCCGTTCGTAGACTACGCTCCCCTTCAAGTCCTAAACGGTGAAATCATTCTACTCATGGTCCCAATTGCCATCGTCACCATTGCAGAGCATATAGGAGATCAAATGGTGCTTTCGAAAGTTGCCGGAAAGAACTTCATTGAGAAGCCAGGTCTGCATCGCTCCATTGCTGGAGACGGGGTCGCTACCATTCTTGCATCCATGCTTGGTGGTCCACCTAATACGACGTACGGGGAAAATATCGGAGTGCTCGCGATTACAAGAGTATTCAGTGTGTTCGTGGTTGGGGGAGCGGCCGTCATTGCCATCTGCTTCGGATTCATCGGTATGATTACTGCTGTCATCGCCTCTGTACCACAAGCAGTAATGGGCGGGGTGTCCATTCTCCTCTTTGGGATTATCGCATCGAACGGATTACGGATGTTAGTAGATAACGAGATTGATTTAAGCAATCAGAGAAACCTAATTATTACGAGTGTCATCATGATTATCGGAGTGGGAGGGGCATCCATCGTCATCCCGCTTCCGACTGGAACGACCTTGCAAGTGGACGGAATGGCTCTCGCTGCCATAACGGGCATAGTCTTAAACTTGATTCTCCCTGGTAAGCATCATTCTTATGGGAATGGAAGCATGTTTCAAACGAATGAGAAATCAGAATCAGATTCAGCTGCATAATCGAAGAACCACCATGTTTTAACAAAGTCCTGTGAGGCTTTAAAGGGTGTTGGGATCATCGGATGGGTTTTCTATGGCAACACCCATTCCTACTAACACCCTCTACAAAGAGGGTGTTTTTTTAGGGCGGATACAGGATCACTCGCTTAAGAGAGGGGAAACGACAATGAGGCACTTGTTACGAATGGAAGAAGTCACAACAGATGAGATCTTCTACCTGATGGAGAAGGCGAAGAGAATGGAGGACGTATTTGAACCTTTCCAAAAGCCGAAGATCATCGCCAATCTATTCTATGAGCCGAGTACTCGTACGAAATTAAGTTTCGAAGTGGCTGAGAAAAGGTTGGGTTACCATGTGCTAGATTTTGATGCTGCCCATTCGAGTGTGCGAAAGGGAGAATCCTTGTATGACACAGTCAAAACCATCGAAAGCCTTGGTGCAGATGCTGTTGTCATCAGGCATCGGCAAAATGCGTATTACAATGAATTATTACAAGGAGTTGACCTTCCCATCATAAATGGAGGGGATGGAACAGGAGAACATCCGACTCAATGTTTGCTAGACTTGTTCACCATTTATGAAGAGTTTCGGACCTTTAAAGGCATCAATGTTGTCATTGCAGGGGATGTCCTTCATAGTCGTGTCGCTCGCTCGAATGCACACACGCTAAGCCGATTAGGGGCACAGGTTCAGATCGCATGTCCGAATGTTTGGGACGATCCAACGCTTCCTTATGAACGAGTGGCGATTGATGACTCAGTAGAACGGTGTGATGTTCTTATGCTACTTAGAGTACAACACGAACGACATGAATACACTACTCAGTCTTCAGATTATCTAGAGACATATGGATTGACTATTGAGCGTGAAAGAAGAATGAGAGAAAGAAGTATTATTTTGCATCCTGCCCCAGTCAACCGAGGAATAGAGATTCACGATTCGCTTGTGGAATGCGAGCGTTCTAGAATATTCAAGCAAATGTCGAATGGTGTTCTCGTTCGTATGGCAGTGTTAGATACATTACTTTCAAAAGGGGAGAGAAATGATGACGTTACGAATCAAAGACGTTCACTTGTTTGAGGGAGAGCAATTGGTGAAGCGAGACGTGTGTATCAAAGATGGAAAGATTGTTTCTGTTCGTTCTCAGTTGGAGGGAGAAGAAGGGCGTGTACTGAACGGAGAAGGGAAGTTCCTTTCTCCTGGATTTATCGACATCCATGTTCATTTAAGAGAGCCCGGCGGAGAAGAGAAGGAAACGATAGCAAGTGGAACAGCCGCTGCTCTTAGGGGAGGATTTACGACTGTATGTGCCATGCCAAATACAAGACCTGTTCCAGATTCAGTTGAATCCTTAACACTTGTGAATGAGAAGATTACACATTCAGCACATGTGAATGTTCATCCCTATGCGTCTATTACAACGCGTCAACTAGGTCAAGAACGTACAAACTTTGAGGCGTTACAGAAGCTTGGTGCCGTCGCCTTTACAGATGATGGAGTGGGTGTGCAGAACGCGGACGTCATGCTAGAGGCGATGAAAGCTGCAAGTAAGATTGGGGCTACTATTGTCGCTCATTGTGAAGAGAACACATTAATACATAGTGGTGTGATGCATGAAGGAGTACGTAGTCAATTGCTAAATCTTCCAGGCATTCCGTCTGTGTGTGAATCAACGCAAATTGCGAGAGATGTTCTGTTGGCTGAACAAGCGGGCTGTCATTATCACGTCTGCCACGTATCTACTAAAGAATCTGTGCGAGTGATTCGAGATGCTAAACGGGCTGGTATCAATGTAACAGCGGAAGTAACTCCACACCATCTATTACTAGATGAACACGATATTCATGAAGACCATGGTTTCTTTAAGATGAATCCACCGCTAAGAAGTGAAGCGGATAGATTTTCGTTACTTCAGGGTCTTATAGATGGAACGATTGATTGTATTGCCACTGATCATGCGCCCCATACAGAGGAAGAAAAGAACGGAACGATGCTACACGCGCCATTTGGAATTGTTGGGCTTGAGACAGCCTTTTCCCTTCTTTACACTCATCTCGTTCAACCAGGAACAATTACGTTAAAGCAACTATTGGATTGGCTCACAGTCAAACCGGCTCAAATCTTTAGTCTAAGAGAGCCTTGCATTAGAGAGGGGGCCGTTGCAGACCTCGTCCTGTTAGATTTAGAAACCACTCATACGATTAATCGTCATGAATTTGTGTCGAAAGGAAAGAATACACCGTTTCATGGATGGCAGGTGGTAGGGACACCGGTTGCAACCATTGTGAACGGAGCGCTTCTATGGAATAAGGAGGAAATGAAGTATGAAACAAAATCGTAAACTAGTATTGGAAGATGGTACCTTCTTCGTAGGAGAAGCGATTGGAAGTGATGTTGACCAGTCTGGAGAAGTGGTCTTTAATACAGGAATGACAGGATACCAAGAAATTATTACAGACCCAAGTTACTGCGGTCAAATTGTCACCTTTACGTATCCAATGATTGGGAATTATGGATTTAATCGAGACGATTATGAAACGGTTAAACCTTCTATTCATGGAGTAGTCGTGAAAGAGGCAAATGAGTATCCTAGCAACTTCAGGAATGAAGAAACTTTACACGAGTTTTTAAGTGCTCATGGAATCCCTGGGATCCAAGGGGTAGATACGCGTAAGCTGACGAAGCACATACGGAAAGAAGGGTCCATGAAAGGGGCATTCACTTCTGTGGAAGAGCCAATCGAAGCGGTGGTAGCTCGGCTTAGGGATACATCCTTCTCACGTAATGTGGTAGCTCGTGTGTCTACGATTAAACCATACGTTGTACCAGGGCGTGGCCACCGAGTAGTATTAGTGGACTTCGGTATGAAACATGGCATTCTCCGTGAGTTCACAAAGCGTCACTGTCATGTAACCGTTGTGCCATATAACACCTCCGCCGAAGAGATAAGAAGGTTAAATCCAGATGGTGTTCTATTATCAAATGGCCCTGGTGATCCGAAAGATGTCCAAGAAGCGATTGAAATGGTACGTACCATCCTAGAAGAGTATCC of the Pontibacillus halophilus JSM 076056 = DSM 19796 genome contains:
- a CDS encoding DivIVA domain-containing protein is translated as MALTPLDIHNKEFTRGFRGYDEDEVNEFLDQVIKDYESIIRDKKNLEEKVQNLEERLGHFSNIEETLNKSILVAQETAEEVKSNATKESKLIVKEAEKNADRIINEALSRSRRISLEVEELKKQAKVFRTRLKMLVEAQLDMIENDDWDDLFNVKLDEDVEAEEEESVDLVKSNS
- the ileS gene encoding isoleucine--tRNA ligase; the protein is MNYKDTLLMPKTEFPMRGNLPNREPKMQEEWESMNIYEQVQKRTEGRPLFVLHDGPPYANGDLHMGHALNKVLKDFIVRYKSMTGYNAPYVPGWDTHGLPIEQALAKKKVNRKKMTVAEFREKCAEYAWKQVENQRTQFKQLGVRGDWDNPYVTLTKEYEAAQIKVFGEMANNGYIYKGKKPVYWSPSSESALAEAEIEYHDKRSASIYVGFNVKDGKGVLSGDETFIIWTTTPWTIPANMGIAVHPELTYVTVSANGGRFIIAEKLIDDVSEALEWENPEIIATHTGKDLERVTTQHPLYERESLVVLGEHVTTDAGTGCVHTAPGHGEDDYWVGMQYGLDILCPVDEKGYFTEEAPGYEGQFYDSANKAITEALEEKGALLKLQFITHSYPHDWRTKKPTIFRATAQWFASIKEFRSEILSEIENVEWTPKWGETRLYNMVRDREDWCISRQRAWGVPIPVFYAEDQTPIINEQTIEHVANLFREHGSNIWFEREAKDLLPEGFTSEHSPNGHFTKEEDIMDVWFDSGSSHQAVLQERPELQRPADLYLEGSDQYRGWFNSSLSTSVAVTGKAPFKAILSHGFAMDANGRKMSKSLGNVILPDKIMKQYGADILRLWVSSVDYQADVRISDDILKQVSEVYRKIRNTFRFLLGNLNDFDPTQHVVKDEDLQEVDRYMKLRLDELVKTVREAYDNYEFMSIYHAIHNFCTIDLSSFYLDFAKDVLYIEAPDNVRRRSIQTVYYEIVTTLTKLLSPILSHTADEVYKHIPAVEEASVQLTDMPEVKDLTHLTELKAKWDHFMNVRDDVLKALEEARSEKVIGKSLEAKVTIVPKDEETKAVLNEISHLDQLLIVSGADIAESVQEGKEYDHVHVAVEAHVGEKCQRCWVVSEEIGKDEKHPELCPRCASVVEEQYEG
- the lspA gene encoding signal peptidase II → MLVWYYLLAAALIVLDQVTKWLVVKEMELYESIPVIENFLYLTSHRNKGAAWGILEGQMWFFYLVTVAVVAAVIYYLQTQGKKFPLLGVALAFILGGAIGNFIDRLFRKEVVDFADVLIGSYDFPIFNVADSSLFVGVVLVFIATIIDERRQKGKKQA
- a CDS encoding RluA family pseudouridine synthase, producing MNENQHQVINEEAGSRIDKLMADLQENLSRSQVQAWIKDGHLTVNGKGIKSNYKVQEGDYIAWEVPEPEEIELVAEDIPLEIVYEDEDVVVVNKPKGMVVHPSPGHPSGTLVNALLHHCTDLSGINGEVRPGIVHRIDKDTSGLLMVAKNDMAHQSLAEQLQAKSIDRKYLALVHGEIHHEVGTIEAPIGRDLKDRQKMGVVDNGRDAVTHFRVLELFDGFTLVECQLETGRTHQIRVHMHYIKHPIVGDPKYGQRKTYDIEGQALHARTLGFLHPRTGEWLEFVAEPPKVFEDTLTYLRQRS
- the pyrR gene encoding bifunctional pyr operon transcriptional regulator/uracil phosphoribosyltransferase PyrR, with amino-acid sequence MNKKATVLDQAAIRRGLTRIAHEILERNKGVEGLVLVGIKTRGIPLAKRLQEKIASIEGVEVPIGEVDITLYRDDLSNKDAKSEPELKGTHIHGELTNKTVILVDDVLYTGRTVRAAMDAIMDQGRPSQVQLAVLIDRGHRELPIRADYVGKNVPTAQEEVIVVTLEESDESDEVSIYQHT
- a CDS encoding solute carrier family 23 protein gives rise to the protein MNQEKMMDVHEVPKATTWMMLSLQHLFAMFGATILVPFLTGLSPAVALISSGTGTLSYLLITRGKIPAYLGSSFAFIVPITAASEIGGIEGAMVGSFLAGLVYGAVALLIKVAGVRWIMHILPPVVVGPVIIVIGLGLASTAVGMAMNEPSTGTYSFTHFLIAMLTLSVTILGTLFFKGFMKLIPILVGIVTGYTVSLFAGIVDTSGIKEQWNELQSGNLWTGIFEMPDFVLPFVDYAPLQVLNGEIILLMVPIAIVTIAEHIGDQMVLSKVAGKNFIEKPGLHRSIAGDGVATILASMLGGPPNTTYGENIGVLAITRVFSVFVVGGAAVIAICFGFIGMITAVIASVPQAVMGGVSILLFGIIASNGLRMLVDNEIDLSNQRNLIITSVIMIIGVGGASIVIPLPTGTTLQVDGMALAAITGIVLNLILPGKHHSYGNGSMFQTNEKSESDSAA
- a CDS encoding aspartate carbamoyltransferase catalytic subunit, with protein sequence MRHLLRMEEVTTDEIFYLMEKAKRMEDVFEPFQKPKIIANLFYEPSTRTKLSFEVAEKRLGYHVLDFDAAHSSVRKGESLYDTVKTIESLGADAVVIRHRQNAYYNELLQGVDLPIINGGDGTGEHPTQCLLDLFTIYEEFRTFKGINVVIAGDVLHSRVARSNAHTLSRLGAQVQIACPNVWDDPTLPYERVAIDDSVERCDVLMLLRVQHERHEYTTQSSDYLETYGLTIERERRMRERSIILHPAPVNRGIEIHDSLVECERSRIFKQMSNGVLVRMAVLDTLLSKGERNDDVTNQRRSLV
- a CDS encoding dihydroorotase; the protein is MMTLRIKDVHLFEGEQLVKRDVCIKDGKIVSVRSQLEGEEGRVLNGEGKFLSPGFIDIHVHLREPGGEEKETIASGTAAALRGGFTTVCAMPNTRPVPDSVESLTLVNEKITHSAHVNVHPYASITTRQLGQERTNFEALQKLGAVAFTDDGVGVQNADVMLEAMKAASKIGATIVAHCEENTLIHSGVMHEGVRSQLLNLPGIPSVCESTQIARDVLLAEQAGCHYHVCHVSTKESVRVIRDAKRAGINVTAEVTPHHLLLDEHDIHEDHGFFKMNPPLRSEADRFSLLQGLIDGTIDCIATDHAPHTEEEKNGTMLHAPFGIVGLETAFSLLYTHLVQPGTITLKQLLDWLTVKPAQIFSLREPCIREGAVADLVLLDLETTHTINRHEFVSKGKNTPFHGWQVVGTPVATIVNGALLWNKEEMKYETKS
- a CDS encoding carbamoyl phosphate synthase small subunit, with protein sequence MKQNRKLVLEDGTFFVGEAIGSDVDQSGEVVFNTGMTGYQEIITDPSYCGQIVTFTYPMIGNYGFNRDDYETVKPSIHGVVVKEANEYPSNFRNEETLHEFLSAHGIPGIQGVDTRKLTKHIRKEGSMKGAFTSVEEPIEAVVARLRDTSFSRNVVARVSTIKPYVVPGRGHRVVLVDFGMKHGILREFTKRHCHVTVVPYNTSAEEIRRLNPDGVLLSNGPGDPKDVQEAIEMVRTILEEYPTFGICLGHQLIALACGANTEKMKFGHRGSNHPVKHIESGSVYMTSQNHGYAVVESSLSHTQLEVTQYALNDGTVEGLAHLVYPCFSAQYHPESAPGPEDSNELFDEFIEMMEEAKGREKVLCQNVQI